A genomic region of Mustela erminea isolate mMusErm1 chromosome 12, mMusErm1.Pri, whole genome shotgun sequence contains the following coding sequences:
- the LOC116570173 gene encoding NUT family member 2G-like has translation MAFQGASAVLGGHVATDQGASLSAFMARPFPPPTAGASHRPLWGQHPPPLLTTPFPPGGPLVMPAFSRTPLVAGEAGLGPNGTGTCNVTVQVRSEQGCSVTPQTQTIVLTPAPLSWSAPGALGGGAACPAPIFVTASAVETSMPASARGGSQAGKGGLAASLPPPAQPPVTQLTTVVPPVNARPQPHGASRSRTTASPQDSSNPKSVYENFRRWQRFKSLARRHLPQSPDAEALSCFLIPVLRTLARLKPTMTLEEGVRRAVQEWQSKSNFDRFIYYEMAGKFMEFEMEEEMQMRKLQWVKVAQGLPPPAPPKPERRGPPAAEAGPQPACVPRKAGYRAQPSRLQPYRPPRRRQTKAPKEIPPEAVREYVDIMEGLLGPGRSAPGGPAGEWGEDGKEPQQDEAATYPDPGLLSYIDELCSQEDFITKVEAVIHPSFLAELLSSEPQLDLLALAEKLEQEEGLSLAELVEKRLAALNTEEGVQAPPRLCAARSGPSAEHETGPGKGLGVSDKACPADTDGQDLQRHGRAQTHLSGPRAIALCPGRQEAPAPRARRVPAPPQGQRCATPGPGPRDTPLLREAPPARDTRGLVDGSSEDEEELPSLAFLLASQHRLLPWRLSQSPAPASVIPSPGGWGPQGAPRAPSPQRIGLGPATDPATKSRKRALCEGPASVAKMPLPGANLRVSGRPALAVGLVHPSQPAKRRRDSLVTGRRRNRHCSQ, from the exons ATGGCTTTCCAAGGAG CATCTGCAGTGCTGGGAGGCCATGTGGCCACGGACCAGGGAGCCTCCCTGTCTGCTTTCATGGCAcggcccttccccccacccactgccggCGCCTCCCACCGGCCACTCTGGGGGCAGCACCCGCCGCCCCTCCTGACCACGCCATTCCCTCCTGGTGGCCCCCTGGTGATGCCAGCTTTCTCCAGGACTCCGCTGGTGGCAGGAGAGGCTGGCCTTGGCCCCAATGGGACTGGGACCTGCAATGTCACTGTGCAGGTCAGGTCAGAACAGGGGTGCTCCGTGACCCCCCAGACTCAGACCATCGTCCTCACTCCGGCCCCCCTCAGCTGGAGTGCTCCAGGGGCCCTCGGTGGGGGTGCTGCGTGTCCCGCACCCATCTTCGTGACAGCCTCTGCGGTGGAGACCAGCATGCCTGCCTCGGCCCGTGGGGGCTCCCAGGCCGGCAAGGGAGGCTTGGCTGCAAGCCTTCCACCTCCGGCTCAGCCCCCAGTCACGCAGCTGACCACCGTCGTGCCCCCAGTCAACGCCAGGCCACAGCCTCACGGAGCTTCCAGGAGCCGGACCACGGCCTCGCCCCAGGACTCCAGTAACCCCAAGAGTGTTTACGAGAACTTCCGGCGCTGGCAGCGCTTCAAGTCGCTGGCCCGGAGGCACCTCCCGCAGAGCCCCGACGCAGAagctctctcctgctttctcat CCCGGTGCTACGGACCCTGGCGCGCCTGAAGCCCACGATGACGCTGGAAGAGGGAGTGCGGCGGGCCGTGCAGGAGTGGCAGAGCAAAAGCAACTTTGACCGCTTCATCTACTACGAGATGGCGGGAAA GTTCATGGAATTCGAGATGGAGGAGGAGATGCAGATGCGGAAGTTACAGTGGGTGAAGGTGGCCCAGGGCCTGCCTCCCCCAGCGCCCCCGAAGCCCGAACGGCGGGGGCCCCCAGCCGCGGAAGCGGGCCCGCAGCCAG CGTGCGTTCCCAGGAAGGCTGGTTACAGGGCCCAGCCCTCCCGCCTGCAGCCATACCGACCCCCGCGGCGCCGGCAGACCAAGGCGCCCAAGGAGATCCCTCCAGAGGCTGTGAGAGAGTACGTGGACATCatggaggggctgctggggcctGGCCGCTCAGCCCCGGGGGGCCCGGCAGGTGAATGGGGAGAGGACGGAAAGGAGCCACAGCAGGACGAGGCCGCGACCTACCCGGACCCGGGTCTCCTGAGCTACATTGACGAGCTGTGTTCCCAGGAAGACTTCATTACCAAG GTGGAGGCAGTCATCCACCCCAGCTTCCTGGCGGAATTGCTGTCCTCGGAACCACAGCTGGACCTCCTGGCCCTGGCTGAGAAActggagcaggaggaagggctcaGCCTTGCAGAG ctgGTGGAGAAAAGACTGGCGGCCTTGAATACGGAGGAGGGTGTGCAGGCACCGCCACGTCTCTGCGCGGCCCGATCGGGCCCCAGTGCTGAGCACGAGACTGGTCCCGGGAAGGGGCTTGGGGTCAGCGACAAAGCCTGCCCAGCAGACACCGACGGCCAGGACCTTCAGAGGCACGGCCGAGCACAGACACACCTGTCGGGGCCCAGAGCCATTGCTCTCTGTCCCGGACGACAGGAGGCACCTGCACCCAGGGCCCGACGggtccccgcccctccccagggTCAAAGGTGCGCCACCCCTGGACCGGGCCCCAGGGATACCCCGCTTCTCAGAGAGGCCCCTCCTGCTAGGGACACTCGAGGGCTGGTGGATGGGTCCAGTGAGGACGAGGAGGAGCTCCCCAGCCTGGCCTTCCTCCTGGCCTCTCAGCACAGGCTGCTGCCCTGGAGGCTCTCCCAGAGTCCCGCTCCTGCCTCAGTCATCCCCAGCCCTGGCGGTTGGGGGCCGCAGGGGGCTCCACGGGCCCCCTCTCCTCAGAGAATAGGCCTCGGCCCGGCCACCGACCCAGCTACAAAGTCCAGGAAGCGGGCTCTGTGTGAAGGTCCTGCCTCTGTGGCAAAGATGCCCCTGCCTGGGGCCAACCTCAGGGTGTCTGGGAGGCCGGCCTTGGCTGTGGGGCTGGTTCACCCCTCACAGCCTGCAAAGAGAAGGCGTGACTCCTTGGtcacagggaggagaaggaatcGTCACTGCAGCCAGTAG